The genomic stretch GGTCAACACGCCCGCGATGATGGAGCATTTCGGCGGCCCGAGGCCACAGGCGCGGCACGACGCGATCCTCGACGCGCAGATGGCGCAACAGGCACGCCACGGCCATTGCATGTGGGCAGTCGAGATCGCCGCCACCGGCGAGCTTGCCGGGGTGTGCGGGCTGCGCATCGGCGGGCATCCGGGGACGCCGGTGCCCGAGGAGCTGGAGATCGGCTGGCGGATCGGCGAGGCGCATTGGGGGCAGGGGATTGCCCGCGAGGCGGCGGAGGCAAGCATCGCCTGGGGCTGGGCCAATACTCATCGTCCGCGCATCGCCGCATGGACGACGATCGGGAATTTTCGCTCCTGGGGGCTGATGGAGCGGCTGGGGATGCGGCGCCGCGCCGATCTGGACTTTCGCCACCCTGACTTCGCCGTGGACGACCCATTCGGCGCGATGATCGTCTACGCCATCGATCGCCCGTCCCGATGATCGCGATCGATCGCCTGCTGCTCCGCCGCTGGGAGGATCGCGACCGCGCGCCGTTCCACGCGATGTGCGTCGATCCCGAGGTGATGGCGCACCTTGGCCCACCGCTCAGCCGCGCCGAATCGGATGCCGCGATCGATCGCCAGAATGGCTTGTACGACAGCATCGGCCATTGTTTCTGGGCAGTGGAGCGCCGCGACGATGGCGCGTTCCTGGGCTTTTGCGGGCTCAAGCCCGGCGCGGAGGCGACGCCGATCGAGGGGGAGATCGAAATCGGCTGGCGGCTGGCGCGCGCGCATTGGGGCAGGGGCTATGCCCGAGAGGCGGCGCAGGCGAGCCTCGCCTGGGGCTGGGCGAATCTCGACGTGCCGCGCATCGCGGCGATCACGACCCCCGGCAACACGCGCAGCTGGGGGCTGATGGAGCGGATCGGCATGGTTCGCGCGCCGCACGACGATTTCGACCATCCCGCCGCGATCGCCGCGTTGCGCGCGCACATCACCTATCGGATAGCGCGCCCGGCTTCGTCCGGCTGACGCTTTACTTGTCGGGGGCATTCTGCTTGCCTCCGAACGATGTATTTACCGTCCTTTCCCGCCCGTTTCCGCGCGTTTTGCGCTGCGCAATGTCTTCCGCAGTGAGCCGGGTGGAGGGGGGCGTCGATGCGTCGCCGCACGTCGCGCGCGGGCTGTTCGTGGTGGCGATCCTGTCGGGGTCGTTCCTGCTGTTCCTTGTCCAGCCGATGGTCGCGCGCATGGCGCTGCCCAAGCTGGGTGGTGCGCCGGCCGTGTGGAATTCGGCGATGCTGGTCTATCAGGCGCTGCTGCTCGGCGGTTATGCCTATGCGCATTGGCTGGGGCGGGTGCCCCCGCGCATGCAGGCGGCGATCCATCTGGGCGTGCTGGCGGTCGCGGCGCTGTGGCTTCCGATCGGGCTGTTCGCGATGGACCTGCCCGCCAATGCCGAGCCCGCCTTCTGGGTGCCCTGGCTGTTCGGCGCGTCGATCGGACCGCTGTTCTTCGCGATTTCGGCGCAGGCCCCGTTGCTCCAGCGCTGGTACAGCGCGGCGACCGGCGGGCGCGACCCCTATGCGCTGTATGCCGCATCGAACATCGGCAGCTTTGGCGGGCTGCTCGCCTATCCGCTGGTGGTCGAGCCCTTGCTCGCGCTGAAAGGACAGAGCCTGTTGTGGACGAGCGGCTATGCGCTGGTCTTCGTGCTGGTCGCTGCCTGCGCGACGTTGCTCCCGCGCAAGGCCGCCGAGACGCCGCACATCGTTCACCACAGCCCGCCAGCGGGCGCGCGGCGGGTGGCGCACTGGATCCTGCTCGCCTTCGTCCCCTCTGGCCTGATGCTCGCGACGACGACCTTCCTGACGACGGACATCGTCGCGGTGCCGATGCTGTGGGTGTTGCCGCTGGGGCTGTATCTGCTCAGCTTCTCGGTCGCGTTCCTGAACGACCGCTCGTTGCCCGACGTGCTCACAAAGTTCGTGCCCGTGACGCTGTTGCTGTTCGGCGCGACGCTGATCGCGGGGCATCAGGCGCTGGCCTATGTCAACGCGTTGATCGGGTTGTTGCTGTTGTTCCTGGTATCGGTGGCGCTGCACGGGCGGATGTACGCGCTTCGGCCCGCGCCCGATCGGCTGACGGGCTTTTATCTCGCCATGTCGGTGGGGGGCGCGCTGGGCGGGGTGTTTTCCGGGTTGCTCGCGCCGGTGCTGTTCGACTGGACCTATGAATATCCGCTGCTGATTCTCGCGGCGGGGGCGTTGGTGCCGCAAGCCTTCCTGCTGCCGGCAATTGGGCGGCTTTGGAGCGGCGCGGCGCAGGTGTACCGGATCAAGGTGCTCGCGGTGGCGCTGGCGGTTTCGGTCGTGGTGCTGGTCGGGATCGCGAACCCGGGCGGCGTGCTGGGCGAGATGCACGAGCAGATCGCGTTCCTGCTGGTCGCGATCATCGGGCTCCTCGCAATCGGCCGGCGCGTGCCGTTCCTGATCGCGCTGGCAGGCGGGCTGTTCATTTTCGGGGGCTATCGCTCGATCCAGATGTCGATCGCCGATGCCCGCACGCGGAGCTATTTCGGCGTCTATACCGTGACCGAGACCGACAGCGAGCGGCGGCTGGCGCATGGCACGACGCTGCACGGCATCCAGTTGCTCGGCGCGCGGTCGCGGCTGCCGACGACCTATTATGTCGCGGGATCGGGCGTGGGGCAGGCGATGCTGGCGCTGCCGCGGCTATACGGCCCCGGAGCGCGCGTGGGGGTCGTCGGGCTCGGTTCGGGGACGCTCGCCTGCTATGCGCGGCCCGGCCAGCAGTGGCGCTTCTACGAGATCGACCCGGCGGTGGTGAAGCTGTCGCGCGATTCGGGACCGTTTACCTTCCTGCCCCAATGCCTGCCGGGCGCAGACATCGCGATCGGCGATGCGCGGCTGCGGCTGGGAGAGGCGCCCGCCGCCAGCCTGGACCTGCTTGCGCTCGACGCTTTCTCTTCGGACGCAGTGCCGATGCATTTGATGACGTCCGAGGCATTCGATACCTATGGCCGGGTGCTCGCCCCCAACGGGCTGTTGCTCGTCCATATCTCGAATCGCTTCCTCGCGCTTTCGCCGGTAGTCGCTGCCGCCGCAGAAAAGGGCGGGTGGCACGCTGCGCGGCTGATCTACGAGCCCAGCGCGCTGGAGAAGCATGACGAGGCGAGCGTATCGGACTGGATCGCGCTCTCGCGCAGCCTGCCGACGCTCATCGCGCTGACCCAGGGCCATCCAGGGTGGCGGACGCTGACGCCGCGCGCGGGCTTTACGGGGTGGACCGACGATTATGCGTCGGTCGTGCCGGTGATGCGCGCGTTCAATCCTTCGCTCGCGGAGGAATAGCCAGGCCGACCTCGCGCGCGGGGGTTCAGGCTCCGGCGAGCGCGGCTTCGAGCGCGCCGATGCGATCTCCCTGCGCGGTAACCGTCGCGTCGACCTTCGCGACGGTCGAATCGAGCGCCGGATAGGCGGGCAACCCCGCCTGGCCCCGATCGAGCACCATGCGCTCCAGGTCAGAGAGCGTCGTCAGCGTCGGCGCGCGCAGCGTCTCGAGCCGGCTGAGCGCCGCCTGTGCGTCGAGCCACGGACCCGAACCGGCGGGGAGACCGCGCGCGACGGCGATTTTCGCCTCGGCCTCTCCAGCGGCGACTGCGAAGGCCCGG from Sphingomonas hengshuiensis encodes the following:
- a CDS encoding GNAT family N-acetyltransferase, encoding MIAIDRLLLRRWEDRDRAPFHAMCVDPEVMAHLGPPLSRAESDAAIDRQNGLYDSIGHCFWAVERRDDGAFLGFCGLKPGAEATPIEGEIEIGWRLARAHWGRGYAREAAQASLAWGWANLDVPRIAAITTPGNTRSWGLMERIGMVRAPHDDFDHPAAIAALRAHITYRIARPASSG
- a CDS encoding spermidine synthase — encoded protein: MSSAVSRVEGGVDASPHVARGLFVVAILSGSFLLFLVQPMVARMALPKLGGAPAVWNSAMLVYQALLLGGYAYAHWLGRVPPRMQAAIHLGVLAVAALWLPIGLFAMDLPANAEPAFWVPWLFGASIGPLFFAISAQAPLLQRWYSAATGGRDPYALYAASNIGSFGGLLAYPLVVEPLLALKGQSLLWTSGYALVFVLVAACATLLPRKAAETPHIVHHSPPAGARRVAHWILLAFVPSGLMLATTTFLTTDIVAVPMLWVLPLGLYLLSFSVAFLNDRSLPDVLTKFVPVTLLLFGATLIAGHQALAYVNALIGLLLLFLVSVALHGRMYALRPAPDRLTGFYLAMSVGGALGGVFSGLLAPVLFDWTYEYPLLILAAGALVPQAFLLPAIGRLWSGAAQVYRIKVLAVALAVSVVVLVGIANPGGVLGEMHEQIAFLLVAIIGLLAIGRRVPFLIALAGGLFIFGGYRSIQMSIADARTRSYFGVYTVTETDSERRLAHGTTLHGIQLLGARSRLPTTYYVAGSGVGQAMLALPRLYGPGARVGVVGLGSGTLACYARPGQQWRFYEIDPAVVKLSRDSGPFTFLPQCLPGADIAIGDARLRLGEAPAASLDLLALDAFSSDAVPMHLMTSEAFDTYGRVLAPNGLLLVHISNRFLALSPVVAAAAEKGGWHAARLIYEPSALEKHDEASVSDWIALSRSLPTLIALTQGHPGWRTLTPRAGFTGWTDDYASVVPVMRAFNPSLAEE
- a CDS encoding GNAT family N-acetyltransferase, which produces MIETARLRLRPWREADKPGFHALVNTPAMMEHFGGPRPQARHDAILDAQMAQQARHGHCMWAVEIAATGELAGVCGLRIGGHPGTPVPEELEIGWRIGEAHWGQGIAREAAEASIAWGWANTHRPRIAAWTTIGNFRSWGLMERLGMRRRADLDFRHPDFAVDDPFGAMIVYAIDRPSR